Genomic segment of Sinorhizobium meliloti:
CTTCGGGCTTTTCCATCTCCGCGAGGTCGCGCATCTCCTTGTCGGTCGCCCGGTCGGCAAGCATCGCTGCGATGTCGGCAAGCTCGGCCGTCGCCTTTTCATAGGCGCGAATCTTCGACACGACCGGCTGTAGCTCGGAATATTCCGAGGCCAGCTTCACGTAAACGTCGGCCGACGGGCCGGCGGACATGCGCGCCTCGATTTCGCCGAACCGCCGCTCCAGTTCGCGCATCTTTTCAACGGGAAGCTTTGCCAAATCTCACTCCAAATGCACTCGCCTCGCCCGGACCGCGTCCGGACGGAGACGAGAGCCCTCTTGTTCAATCTAAACCGGTATGCCGTTCGCCGCAGCGAAATCGACCAGGAGCTGGCGGATCGACGTGTCGGACTTGACGTCGTCGAGCGCCGCCTCAAGGAGTTCGTTGAGCCTGCCGGCATCCAGCGCCAGGAGCATTGCCTTGACCGGCCCGACAGCCGTCGGCGACATCGAAACCGACCGGAAGCCGAGCCCGAGCAGCGCCATGGCCGAAAGCGGTTTGCTTGCCATCTCGCCGCAAAGCGTCACGGGCGTGTTGTTGCGCTCGCCGGCCCGCACGATCTCCCGGAGAATCCGCAGGAACGGCCGGCCGAGAATGTCGAAACGTTCGGAAACACGGGCATTACCGCGGTCGACCGCCATGGCGAACTGGAAGAGATCGTTCGAGCCGACCGAAACGAAATCCACTTCGGCCATCAGTTCGTCGAGCTGCCAAAGCAGCGCCGGCACTTCCAGCATCGCCCCGAACTGCAGCTTGCGCGGCAGTTGTTCGCCGAGCTTCGATTGGCGCTCGATCTCCTTCTGCAGGAGTTCTCGCGCGCTCTTCAGCTCCGCGACTTCCGTTACCATCGGCAGCATCATCTTGAGCTCGGCGCCGACCGTCGCTCTCAGCATTGCCCGGAACTGGGTACGCAGGAGACCCGGCCGATCGAGCGACAGCCTGATGGCGCGCCAGCCGAGCGCCGGGTTCTCCTCTTCCGCGGCACGGAAATAGGGAACGACCTTGTCGCCGCCGATATCCAGCGTCCGGAAGGTGACCGGCTTCCCCGCCGTCTGCTTCATGACGTTGCGGTAGAAAGCTTCCTGCTCCTCGGCCTTGGGCATGGTCGAAGCGATCATGAATTGCAGTTCGGTCCGGAAGAGACCGATACCTTCGGCACCAGCCTCGTTCAGATGGGGCAAGTCGACCAGCAGCCCGGCATTCATCTGCAACGTAATGCGCTTGCCGTCCTTCGTCAGAGGCTCGACATCCCGGAGAGCGCGGAACTGCGCCTGCCTGCGCGCACGGAAGCGCACTTTCTCCTCGTAAGCGCGCTGCAGATCGGCCATCGGCCGCAGATGCACCTTCGCATCGTCACCGTCGACGATGATCGCATCGCGGTTTTCGGCGAGCGCCACTGCCCCTGCCGCCTGGCCGACCACCGGAATGCCCATGGCGCGGGCGACGATGACCACATGGCTGGTGACCGCCCCCTCCTCCAGCACGAGGCCGCGCACGTTCTCGCGCGGATAGTCGAGCAACTCCGCAGCGCCCATGGCGCGCGCGACGACGATCGCGTCATTCGGGAAATCGGCAGCCGAAAGCTTGGCGCCATAACCCGAAAGCTGGCGCAACAGCCGGTTCGCAAGATCGTCGAAATCGTGCATCCGCTCGCGCAGATACGGATCGGTCAGCCGGATCATCCGCGCCTTGGTCTCGCTCTGCACCCGCTCCACCGCCGCTTCCGCCGTCAGGCCGTTGCGGATCGCCTCCTCGAGCTTTCTCACCCAGCCGCGGTCGTGGGCGAACATGCGGTAGGTCTCGAGAACCGCGCGGTGCTCGCCCTCCATCGATACGTCGCGGCGCGACAGCATGTCGTCGATGGAGATGCGCAGCGACCCGAGCGCTTCCGCAAGCCGCTGCAGCTCCTGCTCCGTGTCCTCGTTGAGCAGATTGGTGACGACGATGCGAGGCTCATGCAGGACGACGTATCCCAGCCCTATGCCTTCACCGTAGCTGTTGCCCTCGATCGTCACCGGGCGGGACAGATCGAGCTCGAGCCCGGGCTTGGTGATCTTCTTGAGCTCGCCGGTCGCAACCATCTCGGCGAGCACCATGGCGGTCGTTTCCAGCGCCTCGACCTCGTCCTCGCGATAGTTGCGCTGCGCCTTGTTCTGCACGACGAGGACGCCGAGCGCGCGGCCGGTGCGCAGGATCGGAACGCCGAGGAAAGAGTGATAGATCTCTTCGCCCGTCTCGGGCAGGTAGGTGAAGGCCGGGTGCGACTGGGCATCGGAGAGATTGAGCGGCCGCGCCGAAGCCGCGATCGTGCCGACGAGACCCTGTCCCATCTTCAGTTGCGCCAGGTGCACCGCCGTCTTGTTCAGACCTTCGGTCGCGTAAAGTTCGAGCACGCCATCGGAGCGCAGCACGTAAACCGAGCACACTTCCGCAACCATGTTCTGCGCTATCTGGCGCACGATCCGGTCAAGGCGCTCCTGCGGCTCGAGCGGTTCCGCCATGAGCTCGCGCAACCGCTTGAGGAGAACGCGCGGACCTGCGGAAAGGTCTCTCATCGCGTGGGGTCTCCTGAATAAGAATAAACGTCGGGCCCATGCGGGACGCCGCGGCCTCTGCATGCATCCTCGAAGCGAAATCGATCCGAGGACAAGTTCATGCAGCAGTTCCAATCACTACAGCGACGTCTTCCGTGTCTTTTCAGACGCGCGGCGCCGGGTCGCGAATCCCAAATCAAATGCCTGCCGTTTAACTCTTATCCAGACCGTAGACGGAATGCAAAGTGCGAACGGCCAATTCGGCGTAAGGTCCGTCGATCAGGATGGAGATCTTGATTTCGGAGGTGGTGATCGCCTTGATGTTGATCCCCTTGTCGGCAAGTGCCCGAAACGCGGAAGCGGCGACGCCCGCATGGCTGCGCATGCCGATGCCGATCACCGAGACCTTGACGAGGCCCGACTCCGACTGAATGACGTCATAGCCGATCTTTTCCTTGTTATCCCCCAGAACCCTGAGGGCCTTGTCGACGTCGCCGGACGGCACGGTGAAGGTCATGTCGGTCTTCGAGCCGTCTTCCGAAATGTTCTGGACGATCATGTCGACATTGATATGGGCTTCCGCAAGCGGCCCGAAGATCGCGGCGGAAACGCCCGGCCGGTCGGCCAGGCGGCGCAGCGAGATCTGTGCTTCATCCTTGGCATAGGCGATGCCGGTTACGACTTCCTGTTCCACGATCTCATCCTCATCACAAATCAGCGTTCCGGGCGGGTTCATGAGATCACCCATGCCCGGCGCATCGGGGTCTTCGAAAGAAGAACGCACGAATGTGCGTACCTTGTGCACCATGGCGAGCTCGACCGAGCGTACCTGCAGCACCTTGGCGCCGAGAGACGCCATTTCCAGCATTTCCTCGAAAGCGATCTTCTTCAAACGCCGGGCCTTCGGCTCGATGCGCGGGTCCGTCGTGTAGACGCCGTCGACGTCGGTGTAGATGTCGCAGCGATCGGCCTTGACGGCGGCTGCGATCGCGACGGCGGAGGTGTCCGAGCCGCCGCGGCCGAGCGTCGCCAGGCGGTTGTCCGGGCCGAGGCCCTGGAAGCCGGCGACGACCGCCACCTGCCCCTCGCCCATGCGTCGGATGACATCGGCGCCGTCAATTTCGAGAATGCGGGCCGCACCATGGGCGTTGTCGGTCTTGATCGGCAACTGCCAGCCCTGCCACGAGCGGGCGTTGATGCCCATCGACTGCAGCGCGATCGCGAGCAGGCCGGAGGTCACCTGTTCGCCTGAGGCGACGACCGCGTCATATTCGCGCGCATCGTAGAAGGGGGCGTTCGAGCCCGCGACCTTCGGCATGTTTTCGACCCAGCCGACCAGCTCGTTGGTCTTGCCGGACATGGCGGAAACGACGACAGCAACCTCGTGGCCGGCATCGACCTCGCGTTTCACATGGCGCGCGACATTGTGGATGCGGTTCAAATCTGCGACGGAGGTCCCGCCGAATTTCATCACGATGCGTGCCATTTCGCCTCTACCGTACCACCATGTTTGCGCGCCCGATGCAGCGACCTTGGAGCGTCCAAGAAGACGCGCGTCGCCGTAGACGCGACAGGAAAACGCCCCCGCCGGCACCTGACGATCAAAAAGCTTGAAGGAGACTTCTCGGACATCGGCCAGTCACCGCCTCGGGGAGCGGAAAGTCGCGGCGTCTCTTAGCGGATCAGCGGGCTGCGTGCAATGGCCGTCAAAGCGGTGGCCAAGAGCATGACTCTCGCCAGGGGGAACCGATGTCGATTCAAAACCACTTGCATTTCGATACTGGTTCTGTCAATCTCACTCAGACGCAGGGCGGTGGCCGCCCAATGGGAGGAAGGACAATGCGCAAAGTCATCATGTGGGACATGGTCAGTGTCGGCGGGTTTTTCGAGGCGCCGGGGCATGACATCGGCTGGTTCGTTTTCGAAGACGAACTCGACGCCTATATCCGCGAGACGCAGTTCGAGGCCGGCACGCTGCTCTTCGGCCGCACCACCTACGAACTCATGGCCGCCTATTGGCCCTCGTCGGAGGATCATATCGCCGCCTTCATGAACGGCGTCGAGAAATACGTCTTCTCCAGGACGCTCAGAAGTGCCGACTGGAACAACACGACCCTTGTTTCCGGCGAGGCCGCCGACGAGGTCAGGCGCCTGAAAGAACGCGAAGGCGGCGCAATCTTCATCTTCGGCAGCGCCGATTTCGCTTCGACGCTGATCGCTCAAGGGCTCGTCGATGAATACCGTCTCGGCATCAATCCGGTGCTGCTGGGCAAGGGCACACCCCTCTTTCAAAACGTTGCCGAGCGGACGAAGCTCGAGCTTACTCATGTCCGTCCTCTGAAGTCCGGTGTCGTCATCCTGCATTACCGGCCGGAATTGGCGTGATCGGCGAAGGAGGAGGCTATGGAGAACCGTCTTTCCATCTATGCGCCGCAGGCGCTCTCCCTGCTCAGGATCGTGACCGCTCTGCTCTTCGTTCATGCCGGCATGGTGCTGCTCTTCAACGTTCCGGCATCGACCCATCCGTTGCCGCCGCCGGAAATGAAGCCGATCCTCCTGGTGGCCGGCATCCTGGAACTCGTCGGCGGCGCTTTGGTGCTCGTCGGGCTCTTCACCCGCGCGGCGGCCTTCATCCTGTCGGGCATGATGGCCGTCGCCTATTGGGGCTTTCATGCGCCGATGAACATGTGGCCCGCCAACAATATGGGCAGCGCCGCAATTCTCTTCAGCTTCATCTATCTCTATCTCGTTTTCGCCGGCGCAGGCGCCTGGAGTCTCGACGCTCGCCGGGTGCGAGCCTCAGGCCCTTGACATCCCCCGCCGATCGTCCGACTTCAGCATCGGATCGATGAGCTACAGCGAGCTTTGCGCGCCCGATGAGGACGCGCGGCACCGAAGAACGAGGCAAGGAGGCTCTCATGAGCGAGACGGCGCGCACGACGATCGACCAGAGCGAGGTGGACCGCTTCTCGGCCATGGCGGCCGAATGGTGGGATCCGACCGGCAAGTTCCGCCCGCTGCACAAATTCAATCCCGTGCGCCTCGCCTATATCCGTGACAAGGTCTCGGAGCATTTCGGCCGCGATCCGAAGAGCCGGCAGCCGCTCGAAGGGCTGCGAGTCCTCGATATCGGCTGCGGCGGCGGGCTTCTTTCCGAGCCGATGGCCCGGATGGGAGCGGACGTCGTGGGGGCCGACGCCTCGGAAAAGAACATAGGCATCGCCAAAACGCATGCGGCCGGCAGCGGCGTCAGCGTCGATTATCGCGCCGTAACGGCGGAGGCCCTTGCCGAAGCCGGCGAGAGCTTCGACGTCGTTTTGAACATGGAGGTGGTCGAGCATGTCGCGGACGTCGAATTCTTCATGACCACCTGCGCGCATATGGTGCGCCCGGGCGGCCTGATGTTCGTTGCAACCATTAACCGCACGCTGAAAGCGGCAGCACTCGCGATCTTCGCGGCCGAAAACGTGTTGCGCTGGCTGCCGCGCGGTACCCACCAATATGAAAAGCTGGTGCGGCCGGAGGAGCTCGAAAAGCCTCTCGCCGCAAGCGGCATGGAGATTGCCGACCGCACCGGCGTCTTCTTCAATCCGCTGGCCAACCAGTGGAACCTGTCGAAGGATATGGACGTCAATTACATGATCGTGGCGAAACGGCCGATCTGAGCCCTGTTATCGTCAGTTCGTGTCGTCCGGCAGCACCGGCAGTGGGGCGATCTCGATTCCCTCCTCGATC
This window contains:
- a CDS encoding DoxX family protein, with protein sequence MENRLSIYAPQALSLLRIVTALLFVHAGMVLLFNVPASTHPLPPPEMKPILLVAGILELVGGALVLVGLFTRAAAFILSGMMAVAYWGFHAPMNMWPANNMGSAAILFSFIYLYLVFAGAGAWSLDARRVRASGP
- a CDS encoding aspartate kinase is translated as MARIVMKFGGTSVADLNRIHNVARHVKREVDAGHEVAVVVSAMSGKTNELVGWVENMPKVAGSNAPFYDAREYDAVVASGEQVTSGLLAIALQSMGINARSWQGWQLPIKTDNAHGAARILEIDGADVIRRMGEGQVAVVAGFQGLGPDNRLATLGRGGSDTSAVAIAAAVKADRCDIYTDVDGVYTTDPRIEPKARRLKKIAFEEMLEMASLGAKVLQVRSVELAMVHKVRTFVRSSFEDPDAPGMGDLMNPPGTLICDEDEIVEQEVVTGIAYAKDEAQISLRRLADRPGVSAAIFGPLAEAHINVDMIVQNISEDGSKTDMTFTVPSGDVDKALRVLGDNKEKIGYDVIQSESGLVKVSVIGIGMRSHAGVAASAFRALADKGINIKAITTSEIKISILIDGPYAELAVRTLHSVYGLDKS
- a CDS encoding dihydrofolate reductase family protein; translated protein: MRKVIMWDMVSVGGFFEAPGHDIGWFVFEDELDAYIRETQFEAGTLLFGRTTYELMAAYWPSSEDHIAAFMNGVEKYVFSRTLRSADWNNTTLVSGEAADEVRRLKEREGGAIFIFGSADFASTLIAQGLVDEYRLGINPVLLGKGTPLFQNVAERTKLELTHVRPLKSGVVILHYRPELA
- the ptsP gene encoding phosphoenolpyruvate--protein phosphotransferase — protein: MRDLSAGPRVLLKRLRELMAEPLEPQERLDRIVRQIAQNMVAEVCSVYVLRSDGVLELYATEGLNKTAVHLAQLKMGQGLVGTIAASARPLNLSDAQSHPAFTYLPETGEEIYHSFLGVPILRTGRALGVLVVQNKAQRNYREDEVEALETTAMVLAEMVATGELKKITKPGLELDLSRPVTIEGNSYGEGIGLGYVVLHEPRIVVTNLLNEDTEQELQRLAEALGSLRISIDDMLSRRDVSMEGEHRAVLETYRMFAHDRGWVRKLEEAIRNGLTAEAAVERVQSETKARMIRLTDPYLRERMHDFDDLANRLLRQLSGYGAKLSAADFPNDAIVVARAMGAAELLDYPRENVRGLVLEEGAVTSHVVIVARAMGIPVVGQAAGAVALAENRDAIIVDGDDAKVHLRPMADLQRAYEEKVRFRARRQAQFRALRDVEPLTKDGKRITLQMNAGLLVDLPHLNEAGAEGIGLFRTELQFMIASTMPKAEEQEAFYRNVMKQTAGKPVTFRTLDIGGDKVVPYFRAAEEENPALGWRAIRLSLDRPGLLRTQFRAMLRATVGAELKMMLPMVTEVAELKSARELLQKEIERQSKLGEQLPRKLQFGAMLEVPALLWQLDELMAEVDFVSVGSNDLFQFAMAVDRGNARVSERFDILGRPFLRILREIVRAGERNNTPVTLCGEMASKPLSAMALLGLGFRSVSMSPTAVGPVKAMLLALDAGRLNELLEAALDDVKSDTSIRQLLVDFAAANGIPV
- the ubiG gene encoding bifunctional 2-polyprenyl-6-hydroxyphenol methylase/3-demethylubiquinol 3-O-methyltransferase UbiG, coding for MSETARTTIDQSEVDRFSAMAAEWWDPTGKFRPLHKFNPVRLAYIRDKVSEHFGRDPKSRQPLEGLRVLDIGCGGGLLSEPMARMGADVVGADASEKNIGIAKTHAAGSGVSVDYRAVTAEALAEAGESFDVVLNMEVVEHVADVEFFMTTCAHMVRPGGLMFVATINRTLKAAALAIFAAENVLRWLPRGTHQYEKLVRPEELEKPLAASGMEIADRTGVFFNPLANQWNLSKDMDVNYMIVAKRPI